A window of Bombyx mori chromosome 2, ASM3026992v2 contains these coding sequences:
- the LOC101737482 gene encoding uncharacterized protein LOC101737482, giving the protein MERIVPLIFLTLFCVFADSQVISSFKTTKTNKFRLPLCGCQKQLEMPNYGSGVPIDSNFNCGCIDACGCQVPYLNILDLPFLASFASSIPIEAYSYLLPEVGDFVRAPIPRVPSSVADVPNCVCQMPNCGCHIADCGCQRNKFGGPVQNYRYPLNKCECRIPECACQGFGYGCPNCARPLTECRCQNLNCGCQAGACNCQNSPCTCQISSCTCQSSPCTCQSIPCACQSSPCTCQSNPCTCQSNPCTCQRNQCTCESDLGICKALQMPNIIDFLTSIEMPYPQSTYSPPYDFTSYYGLSVPSCNCQPNCAFGPVQLLPNPYDSPPFDMFGYNYDLPACSCGCHLEIPISGLELPKCACQLPNCCCRDGICNCGMDCGCGCGKYLRQITLQPPFL; this is encoded by the coding sequence GCGGATTCACAAGTGATCTCATcgtttaaaacaacaaaaacaaataaattcagATTGCCGCTATGCGGCTGTCAAAAACAACTAGAAATGCCAAATTATGGATCCGGGGTGCCAATTGATTCGAACTTCAATTGTGGCTGTATAGATGCTTGCGGGTGCCAAGTCCCGTATCTAAACATTCTAGATTTACCTTTTCTAGCATCATTTGCCAGTTCTATACCTATCGAGGCTTATAGTTATTTATTGCCAGAAGTCGGTGACTTCGTTCGCGCTCCAATACCTCGAGTACCATCATCCGTCGCAGATGTACCGAATTGCGTATGCCAAATGCCGAACTGCGGATGCCATATTGCCGATTGTGGATGCCAACGAAACAAATTCGGTGGCCCGGTTCAGAATTATAGATATCCGCTGAATAAATGTGAATGCAGGATTCCGGAATGCGCATGCCAAGGTTTTGGTTACGGATGCCCGAATTGCGCTCGGCCATTGACAGAATGCAGATGCCAAAATTTGAACTGTGGATGTCAAGCAGGAGCTTGTAACTGCCAGAATAGCCCATGCACTTGTCAAATTAGCTCGTGCACTTGCCAAAGCAGCCCATGCACTTGTCAAAGTATCCCGTGCGCTTGCCAAAGTAGCCCATGCACCTGCCAAAGTAACCCATGCACCTGCCAAAGTAACCCATGTACTTGCCAACGTAATCAATGTACTTGCGAGAGTGACCTCGGTATTTGCAAGGCCCTACAAATGCCAAACATCATTGATTTCTTGACTTCAATAGAAATGCCTTACCCTCAAAGTACTTACAGTCCTCCCTACGACTTTACCTCTTACTACGGATTATCTGTGCCAAGCTGCAACTGTCAACCAAACTGCGCCTTTGGCCCGGTTCAATTACTACCAAACCCATACGACAGTCCGCCTTTTGATATGTTTGGATACAACTACGATCTACCTGCCTGCTCGTGTGGATGCCATTTGGAAATTCCAATAAGTGGATTGGAGCTACCGAAGTGTGCTTGTCAGTTACCGAACTGCTGTTGCCGAGACGGGATATGTAACTGCGGGATGGACTGCGGCTGCGGGTGTGGGAAATATCTACGTCAGATCACATTGCAACCGCCATTCTTGTGa
- the LOC101737341 gene encoding uncharacterized protein LOC101737341: MGRIRVIFVCVSIILSSQQSYAQCPDTALASLLRQILTPSKAPMAIQAIKSAAEDTGRTMFAPEMIKSRRVIVPSQNMFEPIAVPREREIVPLSSIVPANDCPIRILANEIARAPIEVRVLPNEFPCDCQRTLTRPRVECQTQSVIPFEQYPVNEFYRSAPVVNYMSPQMYPERQPAGNPYLPIASPISALSTTSSNFLPPPTQARSHFLRKVPIPPPTL, from the coding sequence ATGGGAAGAATTAGAGTCATCTTTGTTTGCGTCTCAATCATCTTATCATCACAACAGTCGTATGCCCAATGTCCAGATACAGCTCTAGCCTCATTATTGAGGCAAATTTTGACGCCATCGAAAGCACCAATGGCAATACAAGCTATTAAATCTGCCGCAGAGGATACGGGCAGAACGATGTTTGCCCCGGAAATGATTAAGTCGAGACGGGTTATTGTGCCAAGCCAGAATATGTTCGAACCAATCGCTGTACCCAGAGAACGAGAAATCGTCCCATTATCCAGTATCGTGCCGGCCAACGATTGTCCCATCAGAATACTGGCAAACGAAATAGCACGTGCGCCAATCGAAGTGCGCGTACTACCAAATGAGTTTCCGTGTGATTGTCAACGAACTTTGACACGACCTCGAGTGGAATGTCAAACTCAATCAGTCATACCTTTTGAGCAATATCCCGTTAACGAGTTCTACAGAAGCGCTCCGGTCGTGAATTACATGTCACCCCAAATGTACCCCGAGAGGCAGCCAGCGGGGAACCCTTATCTGCCCATTGCTTCTCCAATATCAGCCCTTTCGACGACGTCATCCAATTTTTTACCACCGCCAACACAGGCGCGGAGTCATTTTCTAAGGAAAGTGCCCATACCACCTCCTACTTTGTAG
- the LOC101736924 gene encoding TBC1 domain family member 5 homolog A isoform X1, with translation MYLKCMIILIKLFLVQSIAAQCLQFGECDCQRISNRQQSNDILMLTNTVEDGRRVVYDNNNHIKINFPEYLLRRLITKINSMANDSGNMKTIGPDVAVINEPYINRYRDAIEPSDMSSLSRFVKQTEVTDIGIPKVTQNQYDNERVILNSLRENNYNNVKNGNNRVSNENIQASFLNAIPEYSKLFITNYELNGKPNVNQQILGPNNHNNDLLNYVPSVNTPFVNYVENSNRVPTEFQRNYNDLTGKLIIDASAGNKPLYDVPATGMAVANEAVIMNSKNLTPTLGNFKYQPLNFDDTFNNAHNSPRYIKDIANMKVNFIPNMFLETADESSIFDESSLMNTPHINTLNLGKYGSLPIINGLPVAGITETVTLLNAL, from the exons atgtatttaaaatgcaTGATAATATTAATCAAATTGTTTTTGGTTCAG TCCATCGCAGCACAGTGTTTGCAATTCGGAGAATGTGACTGCCAGAGAATCTCTAATCGACAACAGTCGAATGACATATTAATGCTAACAAATACAGTTGAAGACGGAAGACGCGTGGTATACGACAACAATAAtcatattaaaatcaatttccCGGAATATTTATTGCGAAGACTTATAACGAAGATAAATTCTATGGCCAATGATAGCGGCAATATGAAAACCATCGGTCCTGATGTAGCAGTGATTAATGAACCTTATATAAACAGGTATAGAGATGCTATTGAACCTAGCGATATGAGTTCGTTAAGTCGTTTCGTAAAGCAAACTGAAGTAACAGATATAGGAATACCTAAAGTAACACAAAATCAATACGATAATGAACGCGTAATCCTTAATAGTTTGAGagaaaacaattataataatgttaagaATGGTAATAACAGAGtttcaaatgaaaatattcaaGCTAGTTTTTTGAATGCAATCCCAGAATATTCCAAGCTGTTTATCACAAATTACGAATTAAACGGAAAACCAAATGTCAATCAACAGATTTTGGGACCAAACAATCATAATAACGATCTTTTGAATTACGTTCCAAGTGTTAATACTCCATTTGTAAATTACGTAGAAAACAGCAATAGAGTTCCTACAGAATTCCAGCGAAATTACAACGATTTAACTGGCAAGCTGATAATCGATGCTTCAGCTGGCAACAAACCGTTGTATGATGTACCAGCTACTGGAATGGCTGTTGCAAACGAAGCCGTAATTATGAATAGTAAAAATCTGACTCCAACGCTTGGAAATTTTAAGTACCAACCTCTTAATTTTGATGACACATTTAACAACGCACACAACAGTCCGCGTTACATAAAAGATATAGCAAATATGAAAGTCAATTTTATACCTAACATGTTTTTGGAGACTGCAGATGAATCAAGCATATTTGACGAATCGAGTCTAATGAATACGCCTCATATAAACACGTTGAATTTGGGCAAGTATGGAAGTTTGCCGATCATAAATGGACTCCCGGTTGCTGGCATAACCGAAACAGTGACATTACTAAATGCTTTGTAA